One genomic region from Erythrobacter mangrovi encodes:
- a CDS encoding GNAT family N-acetyltransferase encodes MQPADIDLGEDLQLARHGDARMIGDITADAFRNDPFNLWLFGNFAGIRNLFNLQARQIYVPRGYCYSLGNEGACMWMLPGGDASFSFWDYVRFAVPTAFLCGPGAVKRGVRTGDAMDARHPNFEHAYLFSIGVRPTSQGKGLGRKLIQPVLDACDRAGLPAYLENSNPQNTGFYRSCGFEQAGEPIHPEPDSPPLVPMVRQPRRI; translated from the coding sequence ATGCAACCAGCCGATATTGACCTGGGCGAAGATCTGCAGCTTGCGCGCCATGGCGACGCCCGGATGATCGGCGACATCACTGCAGATGCCTTTCGCAACGATCCCTTCAACCTCTGGCTATTCGGGAATTTCGCCGGGATCCGGAACCTGTTCAACCTGCAGGCGCGGCAGATTTATGTGCCCCGCGGCTATTGCTATTCGCTTGGAAACGAAGGCGCGTGCATGTGGATGCTACCCGGCGGCGATGCGAGCTTCAGCTTTTGGGATTACGTCCGCTTCGCCGTCCCAACCGCCTTCCTCTGCGGCCCCGGCGCGGTGAAGCGCGGCGTGCGCACGGGCGACGCGATGGACGCACGCCACCCTAACTTTGAGCACGCCTACCTGTTCAGCATTGGGGTAAGGCCCACTTCGCAGGGCAAGGGCCTGGGCCGCAAGCTGATCCAGCCTGTGCTCGACGCTTGCGACCGTGCAGGCTTGCCAGCCTATCTCGAGAACTCAAACCCGCAAAACACCGGCTTCTACCGCAGCTGTGGCTTCGAACAGGCGGGCGAGCCGATCCATCCGGAACCGGACAGCCCGCCGCTCGTGCCGATGGTACGCCAGCCCCGCCGCATCTAG
- a CDS encoding sulfite exporter TauE/SafE family protein, translating into MIILAVGFFLTAILYASVGFGGGSTYSALLALSGIDYRIFPLLSLACNIVVVTGGSIRFARARVTPWRGALLLTAIAAPAAFVGGLTPIDEAAFLAILGASLVLTGLTLLVPLKEREGEPTRAARFMPLAAAPLGYLAGLVGIGGGIFLAPLLHLARWNAPRAIAATASLFILINSIFGLGGQILKGGAGRLALAVDTGLPLLVAVAIGGQIGSLLALRYLPQTWIRWATAALTIWVGGRLLLGL; encoded by the coding sequence ATGATCATCCTTGCCGTCGGCTTTTTCCTCACCGCAATTCTCTATGCCAGCGTCGGGTTCGGCGGTGGGTCGACATACAGTGCCCTGTTGGCGCTTTCCGGCATCGACTACCGCATCTTTCCACTACTCTCGCTGGCCTGCAATATCGTGGTGGTCACAGGCGGATCGATCCGCTTCGCCCGAGCGAGGGTGACGCCGTGGCGCGGGGCCCTGCTGCTCACGGCAATTGCCGCGCCCGCCGCATTCGTAGGCGGGCTGACCCCGATCGACGAAGCCGCGTTCCTCGCGATCTTGGGCGCGAGCCTTGTTCTGACCGGGCTGACATTGCTGGTGCCGCTGAAAGAGCGAGAGGGAGAACCGACACGGGCGGCACGCTTCATGCCCCTCGCAGCGGCTCCCTTGGGTTACCTGGCAGGGCTGGTGGGGATCGGCGGCGGGATCTTCCTGGCCCCGCTGCTTCACCTGGCGCGCTGGAACGCACCGCGCGCGATTGCCGCCACGGCAAGCCTGTTCATCCTGATCAATTCGATCTTCGGTCTGGGAGGGCAGATTCTCAAGGGCGGGGCGGGGCGTCTCGCGCTGGCCGTCGACACCGGATTGCCGCTGTTGGTTGCTGTGGCGATTGGTGGCCAGATCGGCAGCCTGCTGGCCCTGAGATACCTGCCGCAGACATGGATTCGCTGGGCAACCGCTGCGCTCACCATCTGGGTGGGCGGGCGCCTCTTGCTTGGGTTGTAA
- a CDS encoding NAD kinase, with the protein MADYSRLALLASDAERAQEAAALYRETFDWVSLEEADAVVVLGGDGFMLQSLHAMLDSGHILPAYGVNLGTVGFLMNRNRKTDTLLGRIARAKPHTIAPLLMQAVTQDGERHSCFAINEVSLLRETRQTAKIEVSVDDKVRIPELVCDGVLLSTPAGSTAYNLSADGPILPLDSQLLALTPISPFRPRRWHGAILPDRSEVRLRVLEEEKRSVSVVADQREVRDVAEVRLAIARERELTLLFDPGHSLDERIVAEQFVV; encoded by the coding sequence ATGGCCGATTACAGCCGCCTCGCCTTGCTGGCATCCGATGCTGAGCGAGCGCAGGAAGCAGCAGCACTCTATCGCGAGACGTTCGATTGGGTATCGCTCGAGGAAGCCGATGCCGTGGTCGTGCTCGGCGGCGATGGTTTCATGCTGCAAAGCCTGCACGCGATGCTCGATAGCGGACACATCCTGCCCGCCTATGGCGTGAATTTGGGCACGGTCGGCTTCCTGATGAATCGCAACCGCAAGACCGACACGCTGCTTGGCCGGATTGCACGGGCCAAACCCCATACGATCGCCCCCCTTCTGATGCAGGCAGTGACCCAGGATGGAGAGCGGCACAGCTGCTTTGCGATCAATGAGGTTTCGCTACTGCGTGAAACGCGCCAGACGGCCAAGATTGAAGTGTCGGTGGACGACAAGGTTCGCATTCCAGAACTGGTCTGCGATGGCGTACTGCTCTCCACACCCGCCGGATCGACTGCCTACAATTTGTCCGCTGACGGCCCGATCCTGCCGCTCGATTCGCAGCTTCTGGCACTGACGCCGATCAGCCCCTTCCGCCCGCGCCGCTGGCACGGTGCAATACTGCCTGATCGCAGCGAAGTCCGGCTTCGCGTGCTCGAGGAGGAAAAGCGTTCGGTCAGTGTCGTGGCCGACCAACGCGAGGTCCGCGACGTCGCCGAAGTGCGTCTCGCGATAGCCCGCGAAAGGGAGCTGACGCTGCTGTTCGATCCAGGCCATTCGCTCGACGAACGTATCGTCGCCGAGCAGTTTGTCGTGTGA
- a CDS encoding GGDEF domain-containing phosphodiesterase, giving the protein MASVPTELTHGSRDSLTGLADLAHARAMIAEWQSDCPGESDDCPIHAMMISLGRIDTVNVAFGESAGDGALVEVAQRIKHFAADELDSSPWLAARISGGAFLLVARQPCSRERWQWLAEALADAIAMPIANPEEGGASLRLWPRIALMRATMNDSADRILDRLSEVQARMREGHGRRIDWSTGEVARLGRSYRELEADLLAAIDQDEIEILFQPQYALADDRMIGAEALARWHHPTVGRIGASSLFQIAERADHVAQLSRHIAQRALEHAVHWPEHLRLSLNITPADLAAESFATEFARLAERVGFPLGRITLEIIEQVLLADLDRVGHVLDQLKVFDIRLALDDFGAGFCNFRYLKVLPIDYIKLDRSMIDGVLEDERDLAVFRAILAMARALDLAVVVEGVESEEQRELIATEGCEYYQGFLRSEPITPGEFLSLIDA; this is encoded by the coding sequence ATGGCAAGTGTGCCCACCGAACTGACCCACGGGTCGAGAGACAGCCTCACCGGTCTGGCCGATCTGGCCCATGCGCGCGCGATGATAGCCGAGTGGCAGAGCGATTGCCCGGGTGAGTCGGATGACTGCCCGATTCACGCCATGATGATTTCGCTCGGTCGGATCGATACCGTCAACGTTGCCTTCGGTGAGTCCGCGGGGGATGGCGCACTGGTGGAGGTCGCGCAGCGCATCAAGCATTTCGCCGCCGACGAGCTGGATTCGAGTCCGTGGCTGGCAGCGCGAATCAGCGGGGGAGCGTTCCTGCTGGTGGCTCGCCAGCCATGCAGCCGCGAACGGTGGCAGTGGCTGGCCGAAGCGCTGGCAGATGCGATCGCCATGCCCATTGCCAACCCAGAAGAGGGCGGGGCGAGCCTGCGCCTGTGGCCGCGCATCGCGCTGATGCGGGCGACCATGAACGATTCGGCCGATCGCATTCTGGATCGCCTGTCGGAAGTGCAGGCACGCATGCGCGAGGGTCACGGGCGCAGGATCGACTGGTCGACGGGTGAAGTAGCCCGTCTAGGTCGTTCGTATCGCGAGCTCGAAGCGGACCTGCTTGCGGCGATCGACCAGGACGAGATCGAGATCCTTTTCCAGCCCCAGTATGCGCTAGCAGACGACCGGATGATCGGCGCGGAGGCACTGGCGCGCTGGCACCACCCCACCGTCGGCCGGATCGGCGCGAGCTCGCTGTTCCAGATCGCCGAGCGCGCCGACCATGTTGCACAACTTTCCCGCCATATCGCGCAGCGGGCGCTCGAGCATGCGGTACACTGGCCCGAACACTTGCGGCTCTCGCTCAATATCACTCCTGCCGACCTTGCTGCAGAGAGCTTCGCGACCGAGTTCGCGCGTCTTGCCGAACGCGTCGGATTCCCGCTTGGTCGGATCACGCTGGAGATTATCGAACAGGTTCTCCTCGCCGACCTTGATCGCGTTGGGCATGTGCTAGACCAGCTCAAGGTCTTCGATATCCGCCTGGCACTGGATGACTTCGGCGCGGGGTTCTGCAACTTCCGCTACCTGAAAGTGCTGCCGATCGACTACATCAAGCTCGATCGCTCGATGATCGACGGAGTGCTTGAGGATGAGCGCGACCTGGCCGTCTTCCGCGCGATCCTCGCCATGGCACGGGCGTTGGATCTGGCGGTGGTGGTCGAAGGCGTCGAGAGCGAAGAGCAAAGAGAATTGATCGCGACCGAGGGTTGCGAATATTATCAGGGGTTCCTGCGTTCCGAGCCGATAACGCCTGGAGAATTCCTGTCTCTTATAGATGCCTAG
- the mfd gene encoding transcription-repair coupling factor yields MPDLSRILKAREALTLSQVARGAQPLVMADLARASTGRAVFIAPDDAAMRGIVDAAGFFAPELEVIEFPAWDSLPYDRASPALAISARRLAALHRLQAGKAKAQLVVTTANAVLQRVLTPFRIRESVREFRVGTEIGRESLAALLQRQGYSRTDTVIDKGEYAVRGSIVDIFPSGMEEALRLDFFGDELESLRSFDPNTQMSTGRLDSHLLLPASEALLDEDSIKRFRGRYREMFGAHATQDPLYEAVSEGRRLAGMENWLPLFEERLTTLFDHLGKDDLVVIDSAALGAAEERTKDIGDYFDQRKAASGQAKGSYRPLDPASLYLTEDEFRTALASAPAHRATPFDEPEGEKVVGFGFRSGRDFAPERARGDNVYPVLADHLKALGRAGKRPLIAAYSKGSRARISSILGEAGATVQLADTWQEALGLSAKGKAAAVILPLEASFANDEMELLTEQDILGDRLVRRKKKRKDADAFLAELQALSVGDLIVHTEHGIGKYLGLEPITVGKSKHDCVMLEYRGGDKLYIPVENIDVLSRYGSSEEAVMLDRLGGEAWQKRRARLKERIREIAHELLRTAAARALRKAPVFEVEQGPYNQFLDRFPWEETDDQDRAIADVLADLESGKPMDRLVCGDVGFGKTEVALRAAFVAAMNGQQVAVVAPTTLLARQHFENFSNRFNGFPLKVGRLSRLVPAKEMKDTRDGLASGDIDIVVGTHAILSKQTQFKNLGLVIVDEEQRFGVNHKERLKQLRADVHMLTLTATPIPRTLQMAMTGLRELSTIQTPPVDRLAVRTYVMEWDDMVMREALLREHHRGGQSFIVVPRISDMESVEEWLREHVPEVKFIAAHGQMGAGEIEERMSAFYEGKYDVLLATTIVESGLDLPSANTIIIHRADIFGLAQLYQLRGRVGRAKLRAYAYLTYAADTQLSEVAAKRLKVLGDLDSLGAGFQLASHDLDIRGAGNLLGDEQSGHIREVGFELYQSMLEDAILAAKAGEMGLEAKRETVSPQITVDAPIMIPEDYVPDLAVRMALYRRLNDAQDKSEIEALAAEMIDRFGDLPAATANLVRLIEIKHQAIEANIAKIDVGAAGTLVTFHKDDFPDPSGLLAYVERLQGTAKLRPDMKLVISRAWNSPESRLNGLFQLTKGLSAVVRKSRRTDKSFA; encoded by the coding sequence ATGCCCGACCTGTCTCGCATCCTGAAGGCCCGCGAAGCGCTCACGCTGTCGCAGGTCGCGCGCGGCGCACAGCCATTGGTTATGGCCGACCTCGCCCGGGCCAGCACGGGTCGAGCGGTGTTTATCGCACCGGACGATGCGGCAATGCGCGGGATCGTCGACGCGGCGGGTTTCTTCGCACCCGAACTGGAAGTGATCGAATTTCCCGCATGGGATTCGCTACCCTATGACAGGGCCAGCCCGGCACTGGCCATCAGCGCACGCAGGCTCGCAGCACTGCACCGGTTGCAGGCCGGCAAGGCCAAGGCGCAGCTCGTCGTTACCACGGCGAATGCCGTTCTCCAGCGTGTGCTGACGCCGTTCCGGATCCGGGAAAGCGTGCGCGAATTCAGGGTCGGAACGGAGATCGGGCGCGAAAGCCTTGCCGCACTGCTCCAGCGGCAAGGATACAGCCGCACCGACACGGTGATCGACAAGGGCGAATATGCCGTGCGAGGCTCGATCGTCGACATCTTTCCCAGCGGCATGGAAGAAGCGCTGCGGCTCGACTTCTTCGGCGACGAGCTGGAGAGCCTGCGTTCATTTGATCCGAATACGCAGATGAGCACGGGGCGGCTCGACTCCCACCTGCTGCTGCCCGCAAGCGAGGCATTGCTGGACGAGGACAGCATCAAACGCTTCCGGGGCCGCTATCGCGAGATGTTCGGCGCCCATGCGACGCAGGATCCGCTTTATGAGGCCGTCAGCGAAGGCCGGCGGCTTGCAGGGATGGAGAACTGGCTTCCGCTGTTCGAGGAACGCCTGACAACACTGTTCGACCATCTGGGCAAGGATGATCTCGTTGTCATCGATAGCGCCGCACTGGGTGCCGCCGAAGAGCGAACCAAGGACATCGGCGACTATTTCGACCAGCGCAAGGCCGCGAGCGGACAGGCCAAGGGCAGCTATCGCCCGCTCGATCCAGCCTCGCTCTACCTGACCGAGGACGAATTTCGAACCGCCCTCGCCTCTGCTCCGGCCCATCGAGCGACGCCCTTTGACGAACCAGAAGGCGAGAAGGTGGTCGGCTTCGGTTTCCGGTCGGGCCGCGATTTTGCGCCCGAGCGGGCCCGGGGTGACAATGTCTATCCGGTTCTTGCCGATCACCTGAAAGCACTGGGCAGGGCGGGAAAGCGCCCGCTGATCGCCGCATATTCCAAGGGTAGCCGGGCGCGCATTTCCTCGATCCTCGGCGAAGCGGGCGCCACCGTGCAGCTTGCCGACACCTGGCAGGAAGCGCTGGGCCTGTCTGCCAAGGGCAAGGCGGCAGCGGTGATCCTCCCGCTCGAAGCGAGTTTCGCCAACGATGAGATGGAACTGCTCACCGAGCAGGACATCCTCGGTGACCGGCTCGTCAGGCGTAAGAAGAAACGCAAGGACGCCGACGCATTCCTCGCCGAACTGCAGGCACTCAGCGTCGGAGACCTGATCGTCCATACCGAACATGGTATCGGCAAGTATCTGGGGCTTGAGCCGATCACCGTCGGCAAGTCCAAACACGACTGCGTGATGCTGGAGTATCGCGGGGGCGACAAGCTCTACATTCCGGTCGAGAATATCGATGTGCTGAGCCGTTACGGCAGCAGCGAAGAAGCGGTGATGCTCGACCGCTTGGGTGGCGAAGCCTGGCAGAAGCGGCGTGCGCGGCTCAAGGAACGTATCCGCGAGATCGCCCATGAACTGTTGCGTACTGCAGCCGCCCGTGCCTTGCGCAAGGCACCGGTGTTCGAAGTCGAGCAAGGCCCATACAATCAGTTTCTCGACCGCTTCCCATGGGAGGAAACCGACGATCAGGACCGTGCGATCGCCGATGTCCTGGCCGACCTCGAAAGCGGCAAACCGATGGACCGGCTCGTTTGCGGCGATGTCGGCTTCGGCAAAACCGAGGTCGCGCTGCGTGCCGCCTTTGTCGCCGCGATGAACGGTCAGCAGGTCGCAGTGGTAGCGCCGACCACTCTCCTCGCGCGTCAGCACTTCGAGAATTTCTCAAACCGCTTCAATGGCTTTCCTCTGAAGGTTGGAAGGCTGTCACGGCTTGTTCCGGCCAAGGAGATGAAGGACACTCGCGACGGCCTAGCCAGCGGGGATATCGATATCGTGGTCGGCACCCACGCGATCCTGTCCAAACAGACGCAGTTCAAGAACCTCGGCCTGGTCATCGTCGACGAGGAGCAGCGCTTCGGGGTCAACCATAAGGAACGGCTCAAGCAGCTACGCGCCGATGTGCACATGCTGACGCTGACCGCTACGCCGATCCCGCGAACGCTGCAGATGGCCATGACCGGCTTGCGCGAGCTTTCGACCATCCAGACTCCGCCGGTCGACCGTCTGGCAGTACGCACGTACGTGATGGAATGGGACGATATGGTGATGCGCGAGGCGCTGCTACGCGAGCACCATCGTGGCGGGCAGAGCTTTATCGTCGTGCCGCGTATCTCCGACATGGAGAGCGTCGAGGAATGGCTGCGCGAGCATGTGCCCGAGGTTAAGTTCATCGCGGCGCACGGCCAGATGGGTGCGGGCGAGATCGAGGAGCGGATGAGCGCCTTTTACGAAGGCAAGTACGACGTGCTGCTCGCCACCACGATCGTCGAAAGTGGGCTCGACCTGCCCAGCGCCAATACGATCATCATCCACCGAGCCGATATCTTCGGCCTCGCCCAGCTTTACCAGCTCCGCGGCCGCGTTGGTCGCGCGAAGCTGCGTGCCTACGCCTACCTCACCTACGCCGCGGATACCCAGCTCAGCGAAGTCGCGGCGAAGCGACTCAAGGTTCTCGGCGATCTCGACAGCCTGGGCGCAGGGTTCCAGCTGGCCAGCCACGATCTCGATATCCGTGGTGCGGGCAACCTTCTGGGAGACGAACAGTCGGGTCACATCCGCGAGGTCGGCTTCGAGCTCTACCAGTCGATGCTTGAGGACGCGATTCTTGCCGCCAAGGCAGGCGAGATGGGACTGGAGGCGAAGCGCGAAACGGTGAGCCCGCAGATCACCGTAGATGCGCCGATCATGATCCCGGAAGACTATGTGCCCGACCTGGCGGTACGCATGGCGCTATACCGCCGCCTCAACGACGCGCAGGACAAGTCCGAGATCGAGGCGCTGGCGGCGGAAATGATCGACCGCTTCGGCGATCTGCCCGCAGCGACGGCAAACCTCGTCCGCCTGATCGAAATCAAGCACCAGGCGATCGAGGCGAATATCGCCAAGATCGATGTCGGAGCGGCCGGGACGCTGGTGACCTTCCACAAGGACGATTTCCCCGACCCCTCAGGCCTGCTCGCTTATGTCGAGCGCCTGCAGGGAACCGCCAAGCTGCGGCCTGACATGAAGCTGGTGATCAGCCGTGCATGGAATTCGCCGGAGAGCCGCCTCAATGGGCTGTTCCAGCTCACCAAGGGCCTGTCAGCGGTCGTGCGGAAATCTCGACGAACTGATAAGAGTTTTGCCTAG
- a CDS encoding FAD assembly factor SdhE, whose product MPQALTFEGRKQRARFRAWHRGTREADYMIGGFFDRYHEEWGEAEIAWFEALLEEDDVDVMAWALKTQEPPLRFQGPLMAAMQQLDYVDIPR is encoded by the coding sequence ATGCCCCAAGCCCTGACTTTCGAAGGCCGCAAGCAACGCGCCAGATTTCGCGCCTGGCACCGCGGCACGCGTGAGGCCGACTACATGATCGGCGGGTTCTTCGATCGCTATCACGAGGAGTGGGGAGAAGCAGAGATCGCCTGGTTCGAAGCTCTGCTTGAAGAAGACGATGTCGACGTAATGGCCTGGGCGCTCAAGACCCAGGAGCCCCCGCTGCGGTTCCAGGGCCCGCTTATGGCGGCGATGCAGCAACTCGACTACGTCGACATCCCCCGTTGA
- the recG gene encoding ATP-dependent DNA helicase RecG — protein sequence MRPDILNPLFTETEALDGVGPKLKKPLEKLGLTRVRDLDYHLPERFVSRRAVGNLDEAGEGEQIVVRLTVTEHRAGRSARAPYRVLAQDMVGNILALTYFGRASFTARKQLPVGETRWVAGKLERFGDMLQIVHPDHVVEEGGDTLGQLCEPVYRLSEGLTQPKIAGLVQQALSRTLELPEWIEPRQIEKQGWPTWRDALVLAHKGEHSAARDRLAYDELLANSLALMLVRADNRKRRGQPLRGDGSYRVKLDLPFPLTGAQKRSIAEIEGDMAQESPMLRLLQGDVGAGKTVVALEAMLIAVEAGAQAAMLAPTEILARQHYESLRRMAEPTGARVALLTGRDKGKAREATLMDLLDGSIDIVVGTHAIFQDKVAYNNLAMVVIDEQHRFGVGQRLMLASKGRRAPHVLAMTATPIPRTLTLAQYGELDVSKLDELPPGRQAIETVVMGQDKIGLLVDRLAAQIAEGRQAYWVCPMVREMDGPDEIAAVEARFAALEQRFGRDVVMVHGQLAPEMKDAAMERFASGDAKLLVATTVIEVGVDVPNATLMVIEQAERFGLAQLHQLRGRVGRGSEKSVCVLVRGDTLSETARERLALMRETQDGFRLAEEDLRLRGGGELLGTRQSGDTPFTVASLEQITTLLPTAYDDARLLIERDGGLEGPRGEAARTLLYLFERDYGVKTLRGG from the coding sequence ATGCGGCCCGATATCCTCAATCCGCTCTTCACTGAGACTGAAGCGCTCGACGGCGTCGGGCCGAAGCTCAAGAAGCCGCTGGAAAAACTTGGCCTGACGCGGGTGCGCGATCTCGATTACCACCTGCCCGAGCGTTTCGTGTCCCGGCGCGCTGTCGGCAATCTCGACGAAGCGGGTGAGGGCGAACAGATTGTCGTGCGCCTTACCGTGACCGAGCATCGCGCTGGACGCTCCGCACGCGCACCCTATCGCGTTCTCGCTCAGGACATGGTGGGTAATATCCTGGCCCTGACCTATTTCGGACGCGCATCATTCACTGCGCGGAAGCAGCTGCCCGTTGGCGAGACGCGCTGGGTGGCGGGCAAGCTGGAACGGTTCGGCGACATGCTGCAAATCGTCCATCCTGACCACGTGGTCGAAGAAGGCGGCGATACGCTGGGTCAGCTGTGTGAACCGGTCTATCGCCTGTCGGAGGGGCTGACCCAGCCCAAGATCGCCGGGTTGGTTCAGCAGGCCTTGTCGCGAACCCTTGAGCTTCCTGAGTGGATCGAGCCACGGCAGATCGAAAAGCAAGGCTGGCCCACGTGGCGCGACGCGCTGGTCCTGGCGCATAAGGGCGAGCATTCTGCGGCGCGCGACCGGCTCGCCTACGATGAACTGCTCGCCAACAGCCTTGCGCTGATGCTGGTCCGGGCGGACAACCGCAAACGCAGAGGACAACCACTGCGCGGAGACGGCAGCTACCGGGTCAAGCTTGACCTGCCGTTCCCGCTGACGGGCGCCCAGAAGCGTTCGATTGCCGAGATCGAAGGCGATATGGCGCAGGAATCGCCGATGCTGCGCCTGCTGCAGGGTGACGTCGGCGCGGGCAAGACCGTGGTGGCGCTTGAGGCCATGCTCATCGCGGTCGAGGCCGGGGCGCAGGCCGCCATGCTGGCGCCGACGGAGATCCTTGCTCGCCAGCATTACGAGAGCCTGCGGCGTATGGCAGAGCCGACCGGCGCGCGGGTTGCCCTGCTGACCGGCCGCGACAAGGGTAAGGCGCGCGAGGCGACGCTGATGGACCTCCTCGACGGCAGCATCGACATCGTCGTCGGCACCCACGCGATCTTCCAGGACAAGGTCGCCTATAACAACCTGGCGATGGTGGTGATCGATGAGCAGCACCGTTTCGGCGTAGGACAGCGGCTCATGCTGGCGAGCAAGGGCCGCCGCGCACCGCACGTGCTGGCCATGACCGCAACGCCGATTCCGCGCACACTGACACTGGCTCAGTATGGCGAGCTCGACGTGAGCAAGCTCGACGAGCTGCCACCCGGGCGCCAGGCGATCGAGACTGTGGTGATGGGGCAGGACAAGATAGGGCTCCTGGTCGATCGCCTTGCCGCGCAGATCGCCGAGGGACGGCAAGCCTATTGGGTGTGCCCGATGGTGCGCGAGATGGACGGACCGGACGAAATCGCCGCGGTCGAGGCCCGCTTTGCCGCGCTCGAACAGCGCTTCGGGCGCGACGTGGTCATGGTGCATGGTCAGCTCGCGCCCGAGATGAAAGATGCGGCGATGGAACGGTTCGCCAGCGGGGATGCCAAACTGCTGGTTGCGACCACTGTGATCGAGGTTGGGGTCGATGTCCCTAACGCTACGCTCATGGTGATCGAGCAGGCCGAGCGCTTTGGGCTTGCCCAGCTACACCAGTTGCGCGGGCGGGTAGGGCGAGGCTCCGAGAAATCGGTCTGCGTTCTGGTGCGCGGGGATACCTTGTCGGAAACCGCCCGCGAGCGCCTCGCCCTCATGCGGGAGACCCAGGATGGCTTCCGCCTCGCCGAAGAAGACCTCCGCCTGCGTGGGGGGGGAGAATTGCTCGGTACGCGCCAGTCGGGTGATACTCCGTTTACCGTGGCCAGCCTCGAGCAGATCACCACACTCCTGCCTACGGCCTATGACGATGCACGCCTCCTGATTGAGCGTGATGGGGGGCTGGAGGGGCCAAGGGGCGAGGCCGCCCGGACGCTGCTTTATCTCTTCGAGCGCGATTACGGTGTGAAGACCTTGCGCGGCGGCTAG
- a CDS encoding LysE family translocator — protein MPSADYLIAFTIAAAFLTIVPGLDSALVMRTATVESARRAFFAGLGIAMGCVGWGAIVGAGLGALLAASEFAYIALKWCGALYLFYLGVKLIRSPRKALDEVPQLGKEASASGWFLRGFLTNMLNPKVGVFYVSFLPQFIPVGAHAFLSSILLGTIHGALGVAWFAILIAATQPIAKVLRKPAVLQWLDRLTGGVFLAFGARLLLSEQR, from the coding sequence ATGCCGTCCGCCGACTATTTGATCGCATTCACCATCGCCGCGGCATTTCTGACCATCGTGCCGGGTCTGGATTCGGCGTTGGTCATGCGGACTGCAACCGTAGAATCGGCGCGACGCGCCTTTTTCGCAGGCCTGGGCATCGCAATGGGTTGCGTCGGTTGGGGCGCCATTGTCGGCGCCGGATTGGGCGCCCTTCTGGCCGCTTCGGAATTCGCCTACATTGCGCTCAAATGGTGTGGCGCGCTTTACTTGTTCTACCTTGGCGTGAAGTTGATCCGTTCTCCCAGGAAGGCACTGGATGAGGTTCCCCAGCTGGGTAAGGAGGCATCGGCTTCCGGGTGGTTCTTGCGCGGCTTCCTCACCAACATGCTCAATCCCAAGGTTGGTGTTTTCTACGTCTCCTTTTTGCCCCAGTTCATCCCGGTCGGTGCCCACGCGTTCCTCAGCAGTATCCTGCTGGGCACGATCCATGGCGCACTGGGTGTGGCCTGGTTCGCTATCCTGATCGCCGCGACACAACCGATAGCCAAGGTCCTGAGGAAGCCAGCCGTGCTCCAATGGCTCGACCGGCTGACTGGCGGCGTTTTCCTCGCGTTTGGTGCCCGCCTGCTGTTGAGCGAGCAGCGCTAG
- a CDS encoding low molecular weight protein-tyrosine-phosphatase translates to MSSGGRGRRFESSLPDHFTCAGSSQSQAREEALTIPSVLFVCLGNICRSPLAEAAFRRAAETAGLAAEVDSAGTAAYHVGEPPDPRSIAEAARHGIDIRHYRGRQLSVEDFHRFTWIIGMDASNMANIALRNPGDGKARIAMLLDLVPGREGADLADPWYGGEDNFRDTWADVTAGAAALVRLLGEP, encoded by the coding sequence CTGTCTTCGGGAGGCAGGGGCCGGAGGTTCGAATCCTCTCTCCCCGACCATTTCACCTGCGCTGGTTCAAGCCAGTCGCAAGCGCGGGAGGAAGCCCTGACCATCCCCTCCGTCCTGTTTGTCTGTCTCGGAAACATTTGCCGTTCGCCTTTAGCGGAGGCCGCCTTTCGTCGTGCAGCCGAAACCGCAGGCCTGGCTGCCGAAGTCGATAGCGCCGGAACCGCGGCTTATCACGTCGGCGAGCCGCCTGATCCGCGCAGTATCGCCGAGGCGGCGCGTCACGGGATCGACATTCGACACTATCGCGGCCGGCAGCTCTCGGTGGAAGATTTCCATCGGTTCACCTGGATAATTGGCATGGACGCTTCCAACATGGCGAACATCGCGCTTCGCAACCCGGGCGACGGTAAGGCGCGCATTGCCATGTTACTGGATCTCGTGCCTGGCCGCGAAGGCGCGGATCTGGCTGACCCTTGGTATGGCGGAGAGGACAATTTCCGCGATACCTGGGCCGATGTTACGGCGGGCGCCGCAGCGCTGGTCAGACTACTTGGCGAACCCTAA